gcaattttaattaatattatgagcaaagttttaaatttataatgtatacttaattgtcaaaataattttttagaagaactcaatttttctttttaaaattgacaaaaagttttgtttcatgtgtgacccataaatttattttattttatttttaaaaatcaatttgtatttgtttgattataataataatgtgaaaaatatttttatttttatactcttGACAATTCAAATGGTTcatctatatttattattactacaacatattcagtataatcCTACAAACTTATATGTatgttattttcctattttgtaattttaatcaatattatgggcaaagttttaaatttataatgtataatTAATTGTCAAATTTCTAgaagaattcaattttttttttcaaaattaacaaaaagtTCTATTTCATGTGTGAcccataaatttattttattttatttttaaaaattaatttgtatttgttcgattataaaaataatgtgaaaaatatttttacttttatactCTTGACAATTCAAATCATTCATCTATATTTATTACTAATAcaacatattcagtataatcCTACATTCTTATATGTatgtaatttcctttttaataatatataatgctttttaaacataagtattcatatagttttatttaacttatgttattttcaaaataatatttattttatctttaaaaattgtgacttaaataagaaaacaaaaatagcacaattctttttaattatatataatgctttttaaacacaaaatattcatatagttttatttaacttattttatctccaagaaaatatttattttatttttaaaaattgtgacttaaataagaaaacaaaaaagcaCAATTCTAAAGAGATAAAAACGAAGAATATAGAGCTTTTAATGTAAGAATTGATAAATAATGATCGCATAATTGTAGtttaagaaaatacataattaattaaaggaataaattttaaaatagtataaatatatgaGATCAAAACTTAATTTGTCAtagaattatatatcatatacttaTGAAACTTTCACAATATATAAATTGCAGATTGACCTTCATATAATAGTGAATTAAACTTTTTGATCGTGATTTCTACTTCTTACAATCTTGAATCATGATAAACTAGTGTCATTCGTCGAGAGTAAGaaacatattaaatattagattatgaatgctttacaatttataaataaatattttctcaatgaatatcaatacttgaatttcaaaattaagttaCTTTATTACCTTATTTATATTACAATTTTGGTTATCATCTACtagatattgataaaaaaaaaactataaaacataattatgaaaaggatttagcattttcattttaaatgttaaacaacaaaatagttaaaaaaaataacctaaCTAAAGTTTGTACTCGCTCCATTTCGATTTAAATGtttatttgacttaaaataaagttttttttaaaaaaaaatacttttaaaactCGTGGtctaaaataaatcatagaTGTTCATATGACTATAAATCTTCTTACTAAGAATAACATGtacattttaaagtcaaaatgttattaaatatattaatacatcATTCTTTTGAACTTTACTACAGagaaaaatatgtcacataaaataaagttaaaatgacatgaatttttattgttttaagagttaattacattatatctctacttttttttcaaattacaaaaaaaaatcttagaattaaatttttttagatttatcaGCAGACATGCGGATACATCGATCATGATACATTGCTATTCAGGAAACATTGCAGACACATAACTCACGGATGAATCCGAGAAGAGAGAGCTATATTTGAGAGGGAATATGGATGTACCGAGAGGAGAGAGATGTATCCAAGAAACGATAGAGATGTATTCAAGAGGGGATGAAGATGTATTCGAGAGaagatttattcaatttttaaacttaaattatactaaattaattcgatattttaaacaaaaaatttaaatattcaaaaactatacgaaTAGTAAAAAGTGAATATATGCTTATTATCTATTGGAAACTTTACTCAAGtgactttataaaatataatatgcaATAGGATAAGTTTTATATTTAGTTTGACTAAAATAAGGcctaaacaaaattatatttttgaaagaaagaaaatgtaaaCAAAAAGGTAACTAATTACGATGCACTTTCGGATCCTTTGCTACGCGTAACATGCATTACGTACGCCAATGGTTCATGTGAATTTAAAAGACAAACTAAGTAGGTATTTGGCATAAAAAATTTATCCGCATTAGGAGTTTATACAAAGgcaatgtaaaatatattattacgTGATGTCAATGATGTTTTTgcgaagaagagaaaaaatcatACCAGTTTATGTATATGTTGTGATGCTGGAGTTGGAAAATTGATacattcattttaaaataaagtaaaaaaagtattataaaataagttaataattCTCATGACCAAATTAAACAGGAACATAATATACCTTTTACTTCCTCTCTTGAATGAATAATTGGTTAAGCATAAACCAAGTTAATAATGGttagtaaaaagttatgaaaatgaaagaaatatattGAAGATAAATATAAATGGTACGTACGATACTTAGCGTGTGAGAATATTAACGATTGTGAGTGAAGCTTGCAATACAAGCACAAATTAAAAGAAGAATTTCCCTTTTCAATCCCCATATCATGTCTTACTCCTTTACTTGATtccatattctttttttaacctTTCGctatatattccaaatcaaagcGACCTGACTAATTCTTATTCACACCACATGAACCAGACAAGGACAATTCATTTGAATAAGTTGAAATATAAGACCTTTGATATTTAAGGGTTTCGATTAAGAGATTCCATCGCGTTTCTTACGTAGAGTAAAGGTTGCATATAACTTTAAAAAGCTAACCTTGACAAGGGAACTTTAGGTTTCAAGCTATActctatatatatgtgtgtgtgtgtgtgtgtgtggttGTAGGCAAATAataaaactcaaatatttaTACGTTATCAAGACTTTAATTCAACATGGAGGATTCACACTATGTAGGAAATCATATCTCTGAGGAATTAGAAAAAGGGACCAAGGTACGTTTAGTTTGatcttcattttttgttttttaaatttcaaacttagtCTAGTTAAATTAATGTAATGTTCTTACATATTAGTTTTCTTGCAGTTCATAATTTATCCTTCAGCCTTTAATATCGTTTGGGGAAAGGATGGAAGATATTGGAAATTACCCAAAGAGTAAGTATACATGCCACActttacatattcatataatcaGAGGGAATACTTATGAAGATTGAGtaattataattcattaatGTTGGTAAATAATTTAATACTCTTTACTAATgcacaaattatttttgtttaatagtATGGTAGAAAATAGTAGGTATGTGATGGAATAGTCAAAAATGGgatattttatattgaaaattgaTTTAGATATGTGATGTAATGTTGGATTGTATTTGATGATGAACAGGGAAAAGGATCCAGCAACACTTGTACAAGTGAGTTGGCTAGAGGTAACAGGGTTGTGTGACAAAGTAGAAAAAGACACAAAATATGAAGTTAAGTTCAAGGTGAAATTGACACCAGATTCATTTGGATTTAATGAGTTACCCCTGTATTTTATGGTAAAATATGGATCAAAACAATCATggaagaaaatttatttaacaaaagATGCCAATGTTGAATCAAATGGATCATATGTTGGACCAAATAATCTTACCATTACAACAACTGACTCTCGATCGGAAGATAGCAACCTTTGTTTTGGACTTTATGAAGTTTGGAGTGGAAAATGGAAAGGAGGATTAATTATCGAAGAAGTAATTATTCAGAAGATGaatcaataattatattatatatgataataataaagaaatgcTTCACAGAAGTTTTATGTTATAATAACCGTTGGAACTAATCCCTCCAAatgcttttatttatttccttGTAATAAATGTTTCTCTTTCTGTTTCACCTTATTGGCTtctatttaaattttctctttgtGTTAAATCTGATTTACAAATTTGAGTTATACAAATTTTGGATCTTGagaaattatgtattttattcagattaatataattaagtatcgaatagaggagaaaaaataggtttgtagtttttattttcatttacaaGTGGCTAAGATAATTGCTTCGATCGCTGAAGAGCTATTCGAATCTCGTTATAAAAATTTTGGATCTCGagaatttatgtattttattcagATTAATATAGTTAAGTGTCGaatagaggagaaaaaaaaggtttgtagtttttattttcaattacaAGTGGCCTAAGATTGCTTCGATCGCTGAAGAGCTATTCGAACCTCGTTATAAAAATTTTTGATCTTGagaatttatgtattttattcagattaatataattaagtatcgaatagaggagaaaaaaaaggtttgtagtttttattttcatttacaaGTGGCCTAAGATAATTGCTTCGATCGCTAAAGAGCTATTCGAACCTCGttataaaagttaaatcatTATAATAGCATTTCAGTATAATGGCCCTGATTTTCTTTAGATTTAGtgttttatgttatattttagttgtctataatattattataggtATAACAATAATGACAttcattataacaatatatatatataNNNNNNNNNNNNNNNNNNNNNNNNNNNNNNNNNNNNNNNNNNNNNNNNNNNNNNNNNNNNNNNNNNNNNNNNNNNNNNNNNNNNNNNNNNNNNNNNNNNNNNNNNNNNNNNNNNNNNNNNNNNNNNNNNNNNNNNNNNNNNNNNNNNNNNNNNNNNNNNNNNNNNNNNNNNNNNNNNNNNNNNNNNNNNNNNNNNNNNNNNNNNNNNNNNNNNNNNNNNNNNNNNNNNNNNNNNNNNNNNNNNNNNNNNNNNNNNNNNNNNNNNNNNNNNNNNNNNNNNNNNNNNNNNNNNNNNNNNNNNNNNNNNNNNNNNNNNNNNNNNNNNNNNNNNNNNNNNNNNNNNNNNNNNNNNNNNNNNNNNNNNNNNNNNNNNNNNNNNNNNNNNNNNNNNNNNNNNNNNNNNNNNNNNNNNNNNNNNNNNNNNNNNNNNNNNNNNNNNNNNNNNNNNNNNNNNNNNNNNNNNNNNNNNNNNNNNNNNNNNNNNNNNNNNNNNNNNNNNNNNNNNNNNNNNNNNNNNNNNNNNNNNNNNNNNNNNNNNNNNNNNNNNNNNNNNNNNNNNNNNNNNNNNNNNNNNNNNNNNNNNNNNNNNNNNNNNNNNNNNNNNNNNNNNNNNNNNNNNNNNNNNNNNNNNNNNNNNNNNNNNNNNNNNNNNNNNNNNNNNNNNNNNNNNNNNNNNNNNNNNNNNNNNNNNNNNNNNNNNNNNNNNNNNNNNNNNNNNNNNNNNNNNNNNNNNNNNNNNNNNNNNNNNNNNNNNNNNNNNNNNNNNNNNTATGGGGagatgcacaagtatcccctcaatCTATGTCTGAAATTTCCGagacacttatattatactaagtcctattaccccctgaacttattttatacgTAATTTTCTACCGCTTTTCGACTTACGTGGCACtaggttgaaaaaaaaaatcaatcaaggttggccccacaagatagtgccacgtaggacgaaaaggagtagaaaattacttataaaataagttcaagggataatatgaccttagtataatattaGTGTGTCTCTGATATTTCGGTTATAAGTTAAGTggttacttgtgcattatccctatttttttttttgtaaaagtacTTCTCTATAATCAGAGACATATCTAGAGGGGGTTATGTTCACCTGAACTCATGCCTCCCTCTCTAGATTATATATAGTAGTGttacattttttgaaaaatatttaaatataaagttgTGAACCCACGTTAAAAGTAGCATATAGTAATAAGATGACCACTGGGTGCACCTCTCTAAGCAAAGATAGAAATTTAAATCTTATATCTatcttatttttgttagtaACACCCCCTACAAGTGATTATCCGTAATACTTTTGACGTTtcaatcattttttcttttacttttttgttttaaactttcaaaattttcaagtgtGCAATATTGGAAATTCCTAAAAAAGTTAGCAcgataaaattttatatataattaaataaaatgtgtaTATTAAAATTTAGCACTTATAGTATTTAATATATTGGAcctataatttttgaatttaaccATTCAATGTTAAGAACGTAAAGGTCAAACCGATCAAAGTTATATCATAGATACATCTTTTCGTAATAGTGTATTCATCCTTTCGAAATTCTAGATCGGATATGATAAGAATAAGGATATAGAGTCCTAGTACGTTAGTATGTTTTGTTATATGCATAGTTATCTCTCTTCTCTTTAGGTCTCTTACGTTCGATAGACTCCTTTATCTTCTATACTTGTTCATGTATAAATACCACACATTGTATCAATAATACTTAACGatttcataatcatatacaaCTCTTATATGGTATCAAGAGCCTCCTAAACACTCTGACGTGTATATCCGAtcatcttccttttcttttcttttttaccaGCCtccaactctttttttttccataatgtCTGCTACTCCCTCCTCCTCTCCCAACTCTCCAGCAGTCACTCTCAATCAAGGGGGTGTCCTTCAACCCTTTCAATTGATCTCTTTCAACCCTGCGTCTCAGCTATCCTTCAAGCTAACAGGAAGTGCGAATTATCCAACTTGGAAATCCCAAGTTACCACTCTATTGTTTAGCTACAATCTTTTTACTTTTGTTGATGGTTCACTTCCCATCCCAACTATGCATATTATGGACAAAGACAATACCCAAATTCCTAACCCCAACTTGACATTGTGGCAACGACAAGAAGTCTTGTTCGCAATGCCATCATGGCATCCGTTGACGCTACAATCGCCCTCTCATTGCCCATGCTTCCACTGCCAAAGAAACTTGGGATATTCTCCAAACAACTTATACGAGCAAATCGCACTCAAGAATTTTTAGTTTGTGCGATACTCTGGCGAATGTCAAACGAGACGCATGCTCAATCAGCGATTATATGAGAGTAATCAAGTCCATTGCAGATGATTTGGCCTGCAGTGGTTTACCCGTTAACAGTGAGGAACTTGTCATTAAGGTCTTGAGTGGTTTAGATCCCGAGTACAAGGAGTTATCTGCATCAATAAGAGCTCGTGATAATCCTATCACATTCGAAGAACTCTTTGATAAACTCCTTGCACAAGAGATGTTCATCAAAAACTCAGAACCTAAGGTCTCCACACCCATGATCACTGCTCAATTTCATCAGCATTCCACCAATAATGGACCCAAAAATAGACAACCTAACTCTTCCAATCGTAGGAACACTTCTCCATCAGGTTCTTACAACTCTCGCAATCAATTTCTGCCCCGCATAACAATTCTTTCACCCAGCAGAATACCACCAAAAGCAACACTCAACGAGTCCAGTATCAACTTTGTGATAAGTTTGATCACATTGCAAAGGTATGTAGGTCCAAGTCACACAGTACTACTGAGGCATATGCTAACTTTGTCAACCGTCAGTCTTATGCTTCCAATTCTCCAAGCCCTTGGGTTGTGGATTCTGGAGCGTCGCATCATATTACAAACAACTCTTACTCTCTTTAGACTCCAACTGAGTTCTCTGGAACGGATGCGATAATTGTTGGTGATGGTAAAACAATTCATATCACTCATATTGGTCACACTACTTTATCTTCTCCTAATCTTGCTGCCaactttcttttaaaaaatgttcTTTGTTCTCCCTCTATTAAAAAGAAGTTGATTTCGGTTGCTCAATTTTGTAGGCAAAATCTAACTTCCATTGaattttttccttattctttTGTTGTGAAGGATTTGAGCATAGGGGCATGTCTTCTTCAAGGCAAGAGTAATGGTGATCTCTATGAGTGGCCTACGGACATGACCAAATCAGTCTCACATCGTCCTCAAGCACATTTTGTTGCACCAACAACCATCATTGCATCTACGATATGCTCCTCTTGGCCATTCTCAACCTCGCATTACCAAGGCTTGTGTCTCTTCTTTCAACCTACCAATGAACCATGCAGAGTCTTTTACATTTTGTAATACCTGTTTATGCAATAAGAGTCATCGTCTACCATTTGGTAACAATTCCATTAAAAGTTCTAGGccttttgatgttgtttatTCAGATGTTTGGGGTCCCTTTCCAACTCTCTCTTTTCATAATTTCAGATtctatgttatttttgttgacCATTTCACGAAATATACTTGGTTGTTTCCTCTAAAATCCAAATCAGATGTTAAggaaattttcattaattatgttCAAATGGTTCAAAACCAATTTCAATTGCGAATTAAAACATTATACACTGATAGAGGAGGTGAATACATTGGCGTTAAATCAACTCTCTTGAATTTTGGGATCCAACATCTTATAAGTCCTCCATACACTCCCCAACTAGTTGGCACTGCTGAAACAAAACATCGCCATGTTGTAGACACCGCTTTAACTCTTCTTCACCATGCTTCTGTCCCTCTCAAATTTTGGTCTCTCGCATTCCAATCTGCAGTATACCTCATTAACAGGCTGCCAACACCACTTCTTAGTCTTAAGTCTCCATTTCAGTGTCTCTTTAACACTACCCCAAACCCTCTTAAACGAAGAATTTTTGGTTGTCTTTGTTATCCATAATTAAAGCCTTACACATCAACCAAACTTGATCCCAAGTCTAATCCCTGTGTGTTTATGGGAATTCGCTGCCACCAATAGTTATGCTTACCTAGACCTTGCcactttaaaaatttatatctcTAGGCATGTTGTATTCGTTGAACATATTTTTCCATTCACAACCAACTATCCTCAGTTCTCTCGGCCACAAGGCTCGCACATGGAAAAATTGTTGTTTCCAGATGACCTCTCCACATCTTCCTCTTCCTCACAATCTCTTTCACCTCCTATTGTTGTAGACCCGATTCCAATCCCTGCTACTACTGATTTGGTCAACTCCATGTCTACTCGTGGATGTCACACTCAGGGCCATCAGGATGACGTGCGATCCGGCTCCACTGTAAGTCCTCCTACacattttttgtctttttctccTTCTCAAACTACCAATCCATATGCATCTCCAACACCAACGCCTGAGACATCATCCAATCAAATGGTCACTAGgtctcaaaataatattttcaaaccaAAGTGATTTTTGATTACCTTGCAGCCTCTACCATAAAACACCTTCCACTTACCCCAAATACCTTTAGTAAAGTCTTCAAATATCCTGAATGGCAAGCTGCCATGAAAGAAGAACACACTGCTTTACTTAAAAATGAAACTTGGTCATTAGTTCCATCTACTCCCTCTCAAAACATAGTTGCGTGCAAATAGGTGTTTCGTGTCAAACACAAGCCTGATGGATCCATAGAGCGTTATAAAGCCAGATTAGTGGCAAAAGGATTTCATCAGCGTCTTGGAATTGACTTCCTTTCCACCTTCGGTCCAGTTATTAGAACCACAACTATTTGCCTCATCTTGTCCCTAGTTGTGTCTCTAAAATGGTCGTTGCATCAACTTTATgcaaataatgaatttttacAAGGTACTCTACATGATGTCATTTTCATGCAACAAACCACCTAGTTTTGTAGATTCCCGATTTTGTAATCACGTGTGCAAACTACACAAATCTATCCATGGACTTCGCCAAGCACCACGCGTATGGTATACTGAAATAAAGAAGTTCCTCTTATCATGTGGCTTTGCTCGTTCCAAATATGATGATTCTTTATTCATCAAATAGTCTCATAATTCTCTCATTATTATCATgatctatgttgatgatattgttgtTACATGCTCTAACAACTCACAAATTTATGCAACAATTAAGTTGTTGGGTGACAGATTTTCCATTAAGGATCTTGGTCCTATACATTTTTTTCTAGGTGTTGAAGTTATCCAGCATGATCATGGATTGACTCTCACACAAAGTAGCTTCATAGCGGACATACTCACCAAGTCAATATGATGGATGCAAACAGTGTGGGCACTCCTCTGTCAACAAGTGAAACTTTATCCTTGGATGATGGTTCTCCTTCGGCAGATGTTACACTTTATAGGCAGGTCATTGTCTCATTGCAATACCTCACTTTCACACGGCCTGATATATGCTTTGCGGTAAACAAGCTCgcttaattccaacactcttCATCAACTAAGCATTGACAAGCAACAAAGAGGCTTCTTCGTTATCTAAAAGAAACCATCACCTATGGCCTTCACTTCCAACGTGGTAACTCTTCTCAATAACTTGCATACTCAGATGCAGATTGGGGTGGTATTCCCGATACTAGACACTCCACTTCAACCATAGTTATTTTTCTTGGAAAGAGTTCAATTAGTTGGTGCTCCAACAAGCAACGCACTGTTGCCAGATCTTCAACAGAAGCGAAATACAAGGCTGTAGCAAGTGTTGTTGCTGAGCTAAATTGGCTAACCTACCTACTGCAAGAACTTCGGGTAAGCTTCCTTGTCCCCCTAAGGTTTTTTGCGATAACATAGGTGTCACTTAGTGCCGTAATCCAGTCTTTCACAGTAGAATGAAACATGTCGTGATTGACTTTCATTTTGTCCGTGACCAAGTGGAAAGTGGAAAATTTTCAGTTCATCACATTCCAACAGGAGCCTTAACTAAAGCACTTCCCAGAAGGTCTTTTTCCACCTTGTTAGCAACATCAGTCTCAAGCAAATTGAGCCTATGTTGAGGGGGCATGATAAGGATAAGGATATAGATTCCTAGTACGTTAGTATGTTTTTTTACATACATAGTTATCTCTCTTCTCTTTAGGTCTCTTACGTTCGATAGACTCCTTTATCTTCTATACTTGTTCATGTATAAATACCACACATTGTATCAATAATACTTAACGatttcataatcatatacaaCTCTTATAGGGTCCGCCTCTGTCTATAACAATTGTACTCAAATATtcgaaatatatataaaaaaaatatatcaaaataattatagtaatgatttttagtgtcatgAATATAATAGTAATTTTCTAGCATATATGAGTATTCAATAGGAAAACAATATTTGAATGTTGTCTATCAGTTATGTCACAATTTCACGAGGAAAGACTAAtgattttttactattttacattcatattctttctattttttcatcaaattgattAACAAATACAATACATTCTTTCTTCCAAGTACACAAATCATTATACTACTTTTCGAATTTGAAATTCGAAACCAAACAATTTATGTCGAGCAAACATTCTTCATCAACAAGTGATCATTTGCACTTGTTAATTCACTAATTTATTTGCTATAAAGTCAGATGTTTTGCCTCAATTTTTAGACACCAAAacatgttcaaaaaattcatcttcttctattaaaaaaagaaattaaaaattcatcattttaaaaaaagttaaagtaaCTGTCAGTGTGATTTGCtttcaattataaataataGGTCAAATCCATTGGTGACCCCCCCTAAAGTTGGCACGAagtttcacttagacacctcaatgttaggtagtggagcctgattaattttaggttttcctatttattctctattttaggctttcctatttattctctattttaggttttcctatttattctctgtaaccaaaaatactctgatttattaatataaatatacctcaccgccgtggaagtttactNNNNNNNNNNNNNNNNNNNNNNNNNNNNNNNNNNNNNNNNNNNNNNNNNNNNNNNNNNNNNNNNNNNNNNNNNNNNNNNNNNNNNNNNNNNNNNNNNNNNNNNNNNNNNNNNNNNNNNNNNNNNNNNNNNNNNNNNNNNNNNNNNNNNNNNNNNNNNNNNNNNNNNNNNNNNNNNNNNNNNNNNNNNNNNNNNNNNNNNNNNNNNNNNNNNNNNNNNNNNNNNNNNNNNNNNNNNNNNNNNNNNNNNNNNNNNNNNNNNNNNNNNNNNNNNNNNNNNNNNNNNNNNNNNNNNNNNNNNNNNNNNNNNNNNNNNNNNNNNNNNNNNNNNNNNNNNNNNNNNNNNNNNNNNNNNNNNNNNNNNNNNNNNNNNNNNNNNNNNNNNNNNNNNNNNNNNNNNNNNNNNNNNNNNNNNNNNNNNNNNNNNNNNNNNNNNNNNNNNNNNNNNNNNNNNNNNNNNNNNNNNNNNNNNNNNNNNNNNNNNNNNNNNNNNNNNNNNNNNNNNNNNNNNNNNNNNNNNNNNNNNNNNNNNNNNNNNNNNNNNNNNNNNNNNNNNNNNNNNNNNNNNNNNNNNNNNNNNNNNNNNNNNNNNNNNNNNNNNNNNNNNNNNNNNNNNNNNNNNNNNNNNNNNNNNNNNNNNNNNNNNNNNNNNNNNNNNNNNNNNNNNNNNNNNNNNNNNNNNNNNNNNNNNNNNNNNNNNNNNNNNNNNNNNNNNNNNNNNNNNNNNNNNNNNNNNNNNNNNNNNNNNNNNNNNNNNNNNNNNNNNNNNNNNNNNNNNNNNNNNNNNNNNNNNNNNNNNNNNNNNNNNNNNNNNNNNNNNNNNNNNNNNNNNNNNNNNNNNNNNNNNNNNNNNNNNNNNNNNNNNNNNNNNNNNNNNNNNNNNNNNNNNNNNNNNNNNNNNNNNNNNNNNNNNNNNNNNNNNNNNNNNNNNNNNNNNNNNNNNNNNNNNNNNNNNNNNNNNNNNNNNNNNNNNgagattgaaggaaagggggatgtttgcataaagaccacctcgggaaaccagcggacattggaggatgtcagatatattcctgggatcaagatatctctgttggtcagttggatagcacgggatatgcagcagagtttgggaaaggttcgtggaagatcgtgaaaggtgttatggtagtagctcgtggcaccaaatctagaaccttg
This window of the Solanum pennellii chromosome 2, SPENNV200 genome carries:
- the LOC107009128 gene encoding protein PHLOEM PROTEIN 2-LIKE A9-like, which translates into the protein MEDSHYVGNHISEELEKGTKFIIYPSAFNIVWGKDGRYWKLPKEEKDPATLVQVSWLEVTGLCDKVEKDTKYEVKFKVKLTPDSFGFNELPLYFMVKYGSKQSWKKIYLTKDANVESNGSYVGPNNLTITTTDSRSEDSNLCFGLYEVWSGKWKGGLIIEEVIIQKMNQ